The Pelagovum sp. HNIBRBA483 sequence ATTTTATTGGGCGGCTGTGGATAAATCCGTCTCTTGCAGCCGCGAAAGACGGTGCTATAGAGGCTCTCGGATCGCGGGTGTGGCGAAATTGGTAGACGCACCAGATTTAGGTTCTGGCGCCGCAAGGCGTGGGGGTTCAAGTCCCTCCACCCGCACCACAAAAACTTTCTAAATCTCATAATATCAATTACTTCAGGTATTGGTGGTTGCAGTTATCCACCTTATTATCCACCTTTGTGCTTTTGCTGCTTGAAGTGTTTCCTGTGCACGTATGCGCGAGCGTCATTAACACTTCGGTAGGTATAACGCCCTCTGCGGTCCAACTCACCCTACCGGAGATATAACGTGCCCCAAGGCAAAACCGCTGGCTAACGGCTCTTCGCGGTGCGAAACTAACCGCTGTAAAGGTTTCTCCAGAGGGCCTACCTACTCTAAAATCACCAAAAAACAATCGATGGGTAACTTATGAGAGCTTTTTCCTACGTTTTGATTCTCTTGGGGGCAATGGGGGTTGTGGTCGTCTGGTCCAGCTTGCCCTATGAATTGAGAAGAGTTGCTCTGGGCGAGGGTATTATAGGTGCAGGTGCTGCCGCTATGGTGCTTGGTCCATTGGCTTTATTGGGTTTGATTTTTAAAAAACGAAAAATAGGTTTTTGAAGTCAACAAATCAAAGCTCGAAATCAGATCAACTATTTGAAGCGCCGCATGAGCGAAAGTTGGAGGCTTGTGCTTCGTCCAATGGAAACGATTCCAGCATTGTAGAAGGTCAGCCGATTGGGGGGGAGCAGCTCAGTGCTTTGGGCTACCGCCCACCGGCACCAGAAACCATCGTTCCGATGGAAACCAGGCCGATCATGCACTAACATTCAAACTGGACCACTCTGGTGGGGCTGATCAGTGATGCAGCGAGTTTCGTCAAACTGGACACCGAGCGATATCTGGAATTCACTGACTGAATGCCAGAACAACAGGCAAGGCGACAGGCCTTTCACAATGATCAAACAGTCAATTTTTTACGGAAATCCTGCGGTAAGCAATAGTCAAAGGCTATACGCGAGGCGCAAACCAGTGTGGCTGGCGGCGGTGTCCGGGGCGCGGCCTGACCTGGCGGCGATGCGGTAGCGCCAGCAGTAGCTTGCGTGGCACAGGAATGAGCCACCCTTCAGAACACGTTCGCCATCTCGCTTGGCCTGTGCATTCCGGGCCTTCGCTTTTGCCTTGAGCGATGCAACACGATAGCAATCCGCCGTCCATTCCCAGACGTTCCCGGCGGCATTGAACAGGCCGACCGGGTTTGGATCGAATGCATGGACTGGCGCGGTGCCATAGTAGCCGTCGCGGCAGGTGTTTGTCTCGGGAAACGCGCCTTGCCAGATATTGCAATAGATGTCTTCATCGGCGGGCTCCATATTGCCCCAAGGGTAGCGCCGCTCATCCAACCCACCCCGCGCCGCGTGCTCCCACTCGACCTCGGTTGGTAATCGTCCACCGGCCCAGGTTGCGAAGGCTTGCGCATCATTCCAGGAAATCTGTGTCACCGGATGGTCAGGTTCGGCCGGGGCTTCCCCCTGACCCGTTGGGTGGCGCCAGTTGGCCCCCGTGATCGCCCACCACCAGCCCGCCTTGTCATAGCCGCCTAGAACATCCGCTGTAGCCGGGTCCGACAGAAGGCCACGAAAGACATAACTCCATCCGATCTGCTCGGCCTCGGTCACATAGGCGGTCTCGGACACGAAGGTGCCAAAGCGCGCAACGGAAACGCAATGCGCCTCCATACCAAAGGCCCGCAGGGATGCGCGGCGAATGATGCCTTCGCCGTCATCGGGGATCACCGGACTTGTCGTGCCGGCCCAGCTCTTGCCAGCGGGAAACCGGATGAGTGCAGGTTTTTCATCAGGCACTTAGCCATTCCTTCCTGTTCAACGGTCCGGTGCAGCAAAGGCCGGCAACGTTCGGACCAACTCCTTGGCGTGATTGACCAAAGCCTCGGCCACCGGGTGATCCCGGTTGGTGGTCAGCAACGCAATCCCGGAATCGAGCTCCCAAATCGGCTCGCTGGTGGCGTGAAGCCTGTAGCCACGCTTTTGTAACCAGTCCCGCAGGGCTGTCGGGACAGACATGACCATGCCTTCGCTCGACAGCATTTCTAGCCCAAGCTGGAGCGATGACGTGACCAAGCCGATCCGCGGCGGTGCAAGGCCAAGTTGATAGAACCTTTTTTCCATGCTCAATTTCAGCTGTGGTTCGATCTGGAACAACACCCAGGATTGATCTTCAAGCAGGTCCATTGGCATTTTCTCGTCGCCCGGAATGTCAGGCAACCCACCCGGCCAATGGGCCACGCCGTGTTCGATCCGGCACAGTTTTGTCACTTCGATCAGCGGGTCTTCGACCTTGTCGATGGCCGCCGTGATGACGAAATCAAGCTCCCCATCGCGCAGTGCACGGGCATGATCGTCGGCAGAGCCGGTATGAACCTGAAAAGAAGTCTGCGGAAATTCGCGCCAAAGCCTGCGAAGGATTTCGGGCATCAACAGCAATTGGTAGGTCAGCCCGCATCCGATGCGGACCACATCGTGAAAGCCGCGTTTTACGGTGTCCACGTCCCGCAAAGCGCGGTTATAGACCGCTTCCATTTCCTTGACATGTCGATAAAATACGCGCCCGGCCTCTGTCAGGACCATCCCGCGTGGCAGGCGCACGAAAAGTTTGGCCCCGAACATTTGTTCAAGCGAGGCGATTGTTCTGGTCAGGCTTGGCTGAGCGATGTGCAGCTCATTTGCGGCGGCTGTGACGTTGCCCAACTCGGCGACCTTGAGAAAAACAACGTGTTTACGATCCATTCATCTCTCGCGCGCATTCCGTAATTGCCGAAATCATAGCGAAAAGGCATGGAGGCTGCCAGCATTGATGCCTTGCGGCCTTGTTCCTCCTATCCAGTCGGTTCAACAACTTGTCTCGGGGCAGCCGCCGCACCCGAAAGCAAGGTGGGCCCCGCGTTTCGGGGCATAGGCAATCCAAGCCGGGCATAGAGTTCCGCGGGCGTATCATGCCGGAGCAGCTGCGTCCGCATCGCAATTGTCAGTTCCAGTTCGACGTCGGTGTTTCGATGCGGGTTTTCTTGCTTCGGATCGTTCAACAGATCGAAGAGAACCGTCTCGGTATCAAAAAACACCATCGGGCCAAAGAACGGGTTGAACGGCGACTTTTCCAATGCCGGCGTGCGAAGAAGGCGCGCGCCCTTAGTAAAATTGAACGGCGCAACCAATTCTGCCTGCGCCAGTTCGTCGACGTCGAACAGATCGTTCAGTGTCGTCGGCATGACCGTGTATTGGAACAGCCCCTCGGTCGTCACGTGTTCCGGATACAGCATGAAAACATGCCGCCCATCGCAAACATTCACCGCGCTACCGAAGGTGCCGAAGATGACGACATCACGCTCTGAAGGATTGCCCGCGAGCACAGGCAACAAGGAATGCCCGGTGACTTCGTCAGGCACATCGCAACCGTGCGTCGCGAGGAATGTCGGCATCAGATCGGTCGTCTGCGTCAGCCCGGCACGCCGCGTTCCGGCCTGATCCGCATAGGCAGGGTGGTGCACAAACAGGGGGATATGCGCAATTTCTTCATAGATCGGCATACGGTTTTTGGCCCACCAGTCATGTTCGCCCAGCAAAAACCCATGATCCGTCGACACGATCAATGTGGTGTCGTCCCACAGACCGTGCGCGTCGAAATAGTCGAGCAATTGTCC is a genomic window containing:
- a CDS encoding SUMF1/EgtB/PvdO family nonheme iron enzyme codes for the protein MPDEKPALIRFPAGKSWAGTTSPVIPDDGEGIIRRASLRAFGMEAHCVSVARFGTFVSETAYVTEAEQIGWSYVFRGLLSDPATADVLGGYDKAGWWWAITGANWRHPTGQGEAPAEPDHPVTQISWNDAQAFATWAGGRLPTEVEWEHAARGGLDERRYPWGNMEPADEDIYCNIWQGAFPETNTCRDGYYGTAPVHAFDPNPVGLFNAAGNVWEWTADCYRVASLKAKAKARNAQAKRDGERVLKGGSFLCHASYCWRYRIAARSGRAPDTAASHTGLRLAYSL
- a CDS encoding LysR substrate-binding domain-containing protein, encoding MDRKHVVFLKVAELGNVTAAANELHIAQPSLTRTIASLEQMFGAKLFVRLPRGMVLTEAGRVFYRHVKEMEAVYNRALRDVDTVKRGFHDVVRIGCGLTYQLLLMPEILRRLWREFPQTSFQVHTGSADDHARALRDGELDFVITAAIDKVEDPLIEVTKLCRIEHGVAHWPGGLPDIPGDEKMPMDLLEDQSWVLFQIEPQLKLSMEKRFYQLGLAPPRIGLVTSSLQLGLEMLSSEGMVMSVPTALRDWLQKRGYRLHATSEPIWELDSGIALLTTNRDHPVAEALVNHAKELVRTLPAFAAPDR